From the genome of Malus sylvestris chromosome 13, drMalSylv7.2, whole genome shotgun sequence:
CTCACATTGTTGATACTAGGCTAACTTTTAGGATTTCAAGATTTTTTTAACTAAACATGGCTTCCATCACCGTGTTTCTTGTCCCCACCATCccgaacaaaaaggtttggcaGAACATAAACACCTCACATTGTCGATACTAGGCTAGTAACACGGTAATGGAAGCCATGTTTAGTTAAAAAAATCCTGAAATCCTGAAAGTTAGCCTAAGCACCCATTCTGCTTAATGTCATGTCTGCTGCTTCGCCTCTTTCTTCCCAACTCTCTACGGCCCAGCACACTCATCCTATGGTCACTCGATCCTAGAAAAATTACAGGCCTGATATGCTTTATGTCTCCATCGCATCCCCTATTGAGCCTACATGCTTCACACAGGCTAACAAAAATCTAGAATAGGGTCACGCAATGGCCGATGAATTTAATGCTCTCTAGTGTACCTACATTTGGGTTTTTGTTCCTCGCAGTGCGCAATGAACATTGTTTACAACAAATGGGTTTTGCATCAAACGTAACTCTAATGGTTCCTTGTCTGAGGAGGTTTATATGCAATAACCCCGTGGTTTTGTGGATCCCCAATTCCCTCACCATGTTTGTCAACTATGTCGTTCTCTCTATAGGTTTAAGCAAGTGCCTCAAACTTGGTATTACTATTTTTCTACACATTTGGAGGAATTGGGTTTTCGTCAGTCTATTGTGGACATTTCCCCTTTTACTTACATTTATTGGACTATCTGTATTTATTTGTTAATATACGTCGACGATATAGGTAATAATCTATCTCCTATTGTCACACTTATTAAGGATTTAGGCACCTACTTCTTTGTGAAAGACTTTGGTCCGGTCCACTATTTTTTTGGTATGGAAGTTGTTCAAACCCTCCCCCCTTAGGATTTCTCTCTCCCAGCACAAGTATACTATGGATCTTCTTCAACACACCAAGATATAGGGTGCAAAATTCGTTCCTACACCAGCTGATGGTGGTCAAATGCTCAACCTCTGTGACGGTGACCCTTTGCCTGATCCCATAGAATACTGGAGTGTCATTGAAGCTTTACAATATTTGACTCTCACCCTTTCCGATATCAATTTTGCAGTCAATCAAGTATGCCAATTTCTTCACCAACAGACTGCCATTGATTAGGTTGCTGTAAAACGGATTCTACGTTACCTTGTTGGCGCTCCTCATCATGGCATCACCTATAAGCCTGTGTTCTGGAGTGcaaagaagtaaaatagggtctTTCGGTCAAGGACCAAGGCTAAGTATCGACAACTTGCTCTCACCGCTAAAACTGTCTTCTGGTTCCGTATGTTATTTCATGATCTTCAATTACCCCTTAACTGCCCCACCTTGTTTTGCAATATATAATATTAGCGCCATTTCCCTTACTTTTAACCTTGTCTTTCATTCTCACACTCAACATGTTGAAGTGGCTTACCACTATGTTCGTGAAAAGGTTGTTTGTAAAGAGATTGTAGTCCCTTTATGTTTCTACACATGTCTAAATAGCTGATATTTTCACTAAGGCTCTCTAGCTTACTCGCTTCCACTTACTTGTCTCCAAGCTTCCTGTTTATGATTGTATTATTAGCTTGCAGAGGTGTGATAGCCAATAATTACCTGATTTTGTGTGATTCTTCAGTGATTTCCCTTTCCTGATTTCCTATGATCTTTATGTGATTTCCTGTACAAATCATATCTCTTAGATACCTTCCTTTTATGTATATCTTGTATGAAAagtaaacttgtaaatcaaggCCTTGTTGTCAGCCTATATAACGAATGAGAATCTGAACCTTAAATCATTGAGAAATTTAGCCACATGCCTGTTATACTATTCAGTTTGcatttccttcatcattttcatttgattttgagTCTGGCGTACTGTCGTCTTGGGGGTCAAGATCTAGGTCAAATTCATTATAACTTGCCTATTGACCCCCTTGCTATGATTGCTATACTGACTTATCTATGTGGGTGATGGAGCTTCATTCTTATTTCCTGATCATGTTCATGCTCTTGATAGCGCATCAATTCACTGCAGATTGATAGGACGACCCTTATCTTGTGTAACCAATTTCGGCCAAGGATGGCGTTGTGGGGACTTGCGCAATCCATTATGTGGAAAGTCCCGAGGTGGTTATAGGGCTCTGCTTAGACCGATTGCTTCACCGTTTCCAGGGATCGCACCGGTGCCCCATTAAAGGTGTGGAAGGTTATCTTTCCTTGTTGATGTTGTCGAGAATTCTCATCTTTTCAATTGTGTCTTTGAATAGGACATTGACCCTTAAGCTGTTATCAACCAGGATACGGTTTACCAGGGCATTAGAGATTCGAACCTTGACAACGAAGGCAAGGGGTGAATGGCCGTCTTCCCGGATCACAATATGAAAACATCAAGATGTCAGAGTCAATCGCTAATGGTTTGTTAACAACATCCACCATTCTTGGTTTCTTGCAGGccgtttttctttcttttcaggtGTTCCGTAGATATTCTTGCTCGTCGTATATACAGTTCACCTTAAAGGACACTTCTTCCCTTGAACACTGCATATGGTGGAGACCCAAAAGCCTTTTGGATTTTCTAGGATGTTTCTTTAGAATAAGGTGTTGAGACGATTGTTCTGATGCCAAATCTCACCTCCGTCTTTTGGGTAGCTAATTATCCATCTTTTGTTTAACTATAGGGCTCCGCTATCGTTTAAGAGCTTCAAAGTAAGGCCAAAGATCATATTCATAGCTCTTCTATCTTCCAGTGAGAGACATTCTCACCATAGTCCGAGTTCTAGTTTTCATTTCAGGTTTCCTACATTGCCATCGACCTTGCTATGGCCAGGGTTAGTGGCAGCCCCttatgtttcttcttttttatttcttttccttaCTATCGTTTGCAATAAGCCCAACCTCCTTTTCCCGATTTACCCCTTCTTGCAACTGATTTCACCATCTTGATCCCTGTATGGAGATTGTCCTTTTTCTCTACCATCATCACCATTTGGCTTCATTATTTTTCAACTAATTCTCAATTTGATTTGCCTACCTTTTCTTGCAATTTTTCGTTTTTAAACAGGGGTGTGTAGAACTTTGGCTCAGGTGTTCACACCACCACCCTTATTGATCTTTGTTGGTCCTTCTCAgtatttaaattttgattttcttgTTGCTATTTCTTTTGAAGGGTCTTATTGCTATATCTTATTTAATGTTGACTTGTATCCCATTGATTTTGAGATAAATGTTGGTAGCtacaatacaattatgtatttaaTACAGTTGTCAAATTTGATCTTCTAATATATACTATATGAATTATATCTGAAAGTTAGGAGAAAAACTTATGTGGGGCTTAACTTACCACTGGACCATGCTGAGTGACACTACATACAACTCATAACTTGCCATGTGTTAAACATTAAATATGATTTCTTATTTTTCGTTTTatgtcaaaataaaattaaaaagttaaagCATTATTTCTTCAAGAAACTAAAATTGCTAAAATAAAACTCACAAACCCCAGTTGGTTCATCTGCAAACCCGCCCATAGACTCTTCTCTCTCGTCGGTCGGTGTCCCTAATTGTTAGGATGCCATCATCTTGTGGTGGTAGTTAGAGATACCAAGATTCGACAATTCGTCAAAAGGGACGGATACAGATACCAAGATTCGTGAAGGCTTGAACCCTAATCTTGGCCCCAATTTCGGGCGTCCTGATTCTTGTCGTAATTCCCATCCGCCGTTCATCAAAATGGCGTCTCATATCTCTGTTTTGAAATCGGATGAAATCGTTCTCAACCATCAATCCTTCCACAACGAAAAGATTCAGGCCCGTGAGAAAGTTGATGAATTCTTGTCTCAGTACCGTCCAAAATACAAGCCCAAAAGTCCTCCTTGTTTGCACCCAAcattgaagaaatttaagagGGTTCGCGACTACGCCAAATACCACGAAGATGGTTCTGCAAGGTTTCGTTCCAATTCCAAATTTCAAGTAAGTTTTGGGGTTTTTCGAAGTGATTTGGCTGGGAAGAATGAAAAGGTTTTCGATTTACTCGACAAGAAGGTTGAAGATTCTGTGATAATTTCTCCAGTTCTTGATTCTGATTGCATGAAATCCAAGATTCAAGCTTGCGTTCTGGGTTCTTCAGTTCCTAACGGATTGGTTGCTGCATTTAGAGATAAATTCGATCAATTCAGGACGTCGCCTTTGTCGAATCGTGAATCTAATTGCAAGAACGACTTGGCCCaagaattcattttcataatttcAGTATCAGATGATGGGTTGGTgaaacttgattcacttgcacTCCAAGTGTTTGATGAAAGGTCACACTCAGCAGATTGTGATTTTCAGTTGGGCTATCACATGCCGATTTCTGACACCGAAGTTACACTTCGTAGGTTCTTTACTTCGAATGTTCAAATTAAAGATGCTCATAGTTCTAAATTTCTTGTTTGTAATGGTgaagtcatgaaaaatggtaCGATTGTGCATTTGAAGCTTGGTTTCCATGAGTTAATTCTTGACAAAGGTGGAACAACTATTCAAATGCTCCTTAATTCGAAATCTACTGGAAAAGTTGAAGCCATTTTGGTGCACGAAAATGCTTCTGCTCAACTGTTTGATGCACTGCAGCCTTTAGGTGGGTTTTATAATGATGCAATTGTTTCTGTTAGATTTCAGTTCACCTACCATAAAGGAATTCGTGATAAAGGTGGAACTATATTTATCTCTGAATTCAATTCAATGGAATTCTTAGCAATCTGTGAGTTGGGTTTCGTTCTTAATGCGAAAAAGAGGAGTTTTTTGGAGGAAGCTGACCCCTTGATTGTACCTGTTGAGACGACTTTTCTTGCTTCCAATCTGTTTGATAAGACGACTTTTATTACTAATAGAGTGTAGCACTATTACGTGCCCATTTTTGAGGTGTGACAACAATTACACCCTTCTCAGTTCAAAGGCTCTTTTCATttcaaaactctttcatttcatttcattgcAAGCTCTTTCATTTCATTGCTATTATAATATAAGTTTTCCCTCtgaattgttattattatttaaatacaaCGCACTCaagcaatctctctctctcttcaccaTGTACATATTGTGATTGAATTCTCTCCATAAGTATAGTCCTTAAACGGTAAAGAAAAAGCATAATCTTTTGGCTAAAAGTTAAATACTGCAATCTCTATCACTAAACATTAACTCAATACCACAATCTTTTGGCTAGAAGTCCATCAAGGTAAAGTCCATAAGTTGAGCTACTTCTAACTCAATACCACAATCTTTTGTCTAGAAATTAAATACCGTAATCTCCATCACTCAACTTCGGTCTACTAACGATTACTAATAATGATACGCTCGCAATTACCAAATTCGTGTACAAGTAAATTCCCGGCTTGTAGGGGCCATGGCTAATTTAGGGGCATTGTTTACTTGATAAGCAGTATTAAGCACCCTCTTCTTCTAAACTCTTGAACCCTCCGAGTTACTCCTTACTCTCACGCAAACTATGGGGGACCGAGAACGACGCAGAGACCGTGACAGAGAAAGACGCCGAGACCGCGTCCGCGTCAAGAGCTCGCATACACCCGAGCGCACCAGACCACGCCATACCCGCTCCCGCACGCGCTCCATCTCCCGTTCTCGGACTCCAGACGACAGGTCCCACCGGCGGCGCCAGCACCACGACCGCAGCCTCTCGACGGAGCCACGCAAGCAGCAGCGGCGCGAGTCGACTGTGGAGGACGAGAGGGACAGGCAGAAGGCCGCGGTTTTGGACTTGGTTGAGGGCATCGCGAAGGAGCAGAAAACTCAGCAGAAGCCGAGCAgcgatggtgatggtggtgagGGTATGGACGAGGATGAGATTGAGATGATGAAGAAATTGGGGGTGCCGACTGGGTTCGACTCGACAAAAGGGAAGCCGGTGCTGGGCGCCGATGTAAGTGGCGTTAGGGCGGTCACGAAGCGGCAGCCAAGACAGTATATGAACCGCCGCGGTGGATTTAATCGGCCGTTACCTGCCGAGCTCAGTCGCTAGATTACTGGTTAGGCTTTATAATCCCCTTATTTGCTGTTTCAGTTAGGGTGGAATGTTCTACTTACGCTCAAGTTTACATTATAAGTAGGATGTTGTTGAGTATAATGTCGGTTTATGATTTCTTTTATTCGTGTCAGAATTCGATTTTACTTCAAATTCGAGCTTACTAATTTCTTGTTTTGTGGTGCAATTGACCTAAACTCGTCAACGTTATCTATGTTTTTCTTGTGTTCATCCTTTTGTCAGCTAAGAGGTcacacttggtgcgatggcaagtgccttcgcccatgagcggtaggtctcgggttcgagacttgggagcagcctctccataaatggaggtaaggctagccgacattcacctttcccagaccctgcgtaaagcgggagccttgtgcactgggtacgaccttttatccTTTTGTCAGCTAGAATCTGTATATTAATGTGGGGATCAGTTCCTGATTTTCTGGGTTCTAGCCTTCTAGGGTAAGGTTATTCATGTTTTGAGTATTGGGGGGACGTTTCGTTTTACTTGAGAACTGCGTAGGGTTTATTTGTGGTCTGTAGAATGTCACTgcactcggttttgtgtcaagCCTtttgttagatccaagtactccaagtcttttcttagattCTCTTTCCAAGTCTTCTTAGGtgttcctctacccctttgccCCTGATCCTCTATCTCGTTATCGCATCTTCTAACTAGAGCATCTGTAGGTCTTCGTTTCACGTGTCCAAACCAtcttaaccgattttctcttatcttatcttcaattttggctaTCCTAAGATATAGCAAAAATCCTTAATACCGACTAGGCTCAAAAGGGCTTATGGGTTGTTCTCAAGAACACTTGCTCGACagggcttatgtatgaatgcaTAACAAGCAGGGATAGGAACTAGGCTTTAACATTTGAAGATGGGTTATGGTTTTGATTTCCTCAATGCAGCATTATTTTCATTGCTAAAAAATCCTTAATACTGACAGGTGTATTCGAGAGGATTGATTTTGGTCTATCTGTTAGTTTGTTTGGAAATTCTTTTATGGAACTCATTTTCCAGTTTCCCAGTTCTGTTTCTCTTATGTTCTTCCGTTGGAGCGGAAAATTTTAGGTACTTCAATTCTCCACCCACAAGTAATCTTGAACAACGCTCAAGTTAGTGTTTGTTCAGAATACTTGTAAAATATAGAATAATctcatatctctctctttcccccATTCTTGTGTGATTATGCCTTTTTATAGGCATAAAATGCTTAGACTCCAAGTTCCACTCTCCTTGTATTTCTCCATGTTACACATTCCATGAAAGTGTTTGATCATGCTCCTTCATACTAACTCTACTCCCCCAAATTTAGGATTAATGGGAAGTGGCTCATTGCTTGAACCTTAATTTTTGTACCCACAAATGCCCTCTTTTTTTCTCTGCAAACTCATATCATCTTAGTTTGTATAAGAAACATATTTCTTTTGCAAAAATTCATGTGACGTCATTGGTATGATACCAACAAACATGTGGATGATCTTCAAATATGAGTTTAGCCTTTGGCTATGATCACACTATAATTTAGCCTTCGGCCATAATTCAAACTAGGGTCTTCGCCCTCAGTCTTGGGCTTTGGCCATAATTCAGTCTAGGGACTTGAACCCTCGGTATTAAGTTGTCGGCCTTTTTGATCTTTGGGTTTTGTAACCTATATTTATGTTCTATCTCAAGCCCTTTGACCCCATTTGATCTTGGGTTTCGATTTAAATTCGGTCTTAACCCATTTGATCTTGGGTTCTCGATCTTAATTTGGTCTTAACCCATTCAATTCTGGGTTTCAATTTAATTCGGTCTTAACCCATTTGATCTTGGGTTCTCGATCTTAATTTAGTCTTAACCTATTCGATCTTAATTTAGTCTTAACCCATTCGATCTTGGGTTTTTTATCTTAATTCGGTCTTATCCCATTCGATATTGGGTTTCGATTTAAATTCGATCTTGAGTTTTCGATCTTAATTCAGTCTTATCTCATTCGATTTTGGGTTTTCAATTTAAATTCAATCTTAACCCATTTGATCTTGGGTTCTCAATCTTAATTCAGTCTTAACCCATTCGATCTTGGGTTTCGATCTTAATTCGGTCTTAACTCGTTCGATCTTGGGTTTCGATCTTAATTCGGTCGGAACTCATTTGATCTTGGGTTTTCAATCTTAATTCGGTCTCATCccatttgatttgtgttttcatTCTTGATTTGGTCTTAACCCATTCCATCGTAGGTTTTCGATCTTAATTCATAAACCTAGGTTTTCGATCTTAATTCATAAACCTTggcttaattttatgttttcacCTTTTTGGTCTCAAATTCACAAACATCAGTTCATAATTAATCATGCAATTCATAAGCAAGCATTATAAAGATGGACCGTAGCATATATGCGGGTTGGTACGGTACCCATAGTTATCGTGCCTTAAACGTTCGCATCCTGAATTATGCCAGCAACAATGTTCAAGTTCAAGGGAAATCATCAAAGCGATGTAGCCTTGTTTCATTCATGATATTGGGGATCTGAGGTGGGATGCCGATCATCATGATCTTGCCTTTATAATTATTCTGTTCAAACACTCCTCTCAGGCAACTTTGTCGCCACTGGAGTTGATGCAGAGTGTTTTTCTTTTGCCCAAAAGCCTTGAGTACACACCCTATAAGTGGCTTTTCAATCTTCATGTTTAGCATACTGAAAATTGTCCATATAGCAATAGACATGAATTATTGTTCCTGGGGTATGATCATAAGTCAGTTATTCACAATATATAATAGCATTACTTGTACTCGTAGTCCCACCATGCAAACTTTCCTTGTAGAATTGCCCCTAGTCCAAGCTTGTCATGTGTCCCCACATGTTGCTCAACGTTCTCTTTCTGCAATGGTGTTTCTTCCTCTGTTTGGTTCCTTATAGCAGGATAAAGGGACGATTCGGGATGGTCCTAGGCTGCAACTTCACCCAATGTAGTTTGACCATTGTAGTATATCTATCCCATTTGAATGCAAATTCTCATCGCCAATTATGGTTCGATGATAGGGTCT
Proteins encoded in this window:
- the LOC126597743 gene encoding uncharacterized protein LOC126597743; protein product: MASHISVLKSDEIVLNHQSFHNEKIQAREKVDEFLSQYRPKYKPKSPPCLHPTLKKFKRVRDYAKYHEDGSARFRSNSKFQVSFGVFRSDLAGKNEKVFDLLDKKVEDSVIISPVLDSDCMKSKIQACVLGSSVPNGLVAAFRDKFDQFRTSPLSNRESNCKNDLAQEFIFIISVSDDGLVKLDSLALQVFDERSHSADCDFQLGYHMPISDTEVTLRRFFTSNVQIKDAHSSKFLVCNGEVMKNGTIVHLKLGFHELILDKGGTTIQMLLNSKSTGKVEAILVHENASAQLFDALQPLGGFYNDAIVSVRFQFTYHKGIRDKGGTIFISEFNSMEFLAICELGFVLNAKKRSFLEEADPLIVPVETTFLASNLFDKTTFITNRV
- the LOC126597798 gene encoding uncharacterized protein LOC126597798 → MGDRERRRDRDRERRRDRVRVKSSHTPERTRPRHTRSRTRSISRSRTPDDRSHRRRQHHDRSLSTEPRKQQRRESTVEDERDRQKAAVLDLVEGIAKEQKTQQKPSSDGDGGEGMDEDEIEMMKKLGVPTGFDSTKGKPVLGADVSGVRAVTKRQPRQYMNRRGGFNRPLPAELSR